The region ATGATATATCAACTTTTAATTGATAGGTATTCAAATAAGAatctatttatataattttatcaataagTATAACACTGTATAATGAAGATATATACATAATAGTATTACAAATAGAAaatatagtttatattaaatttgacCATATATATGTCAAACAAAAAGGGTTCAATTCTATTAAATCAATATCCACATTTAGTTttcatctcatttttttttataaagtaagtTCTTTATATTATCCACAAAAGTAAGTGAATTTTCTCCATCTTACCACACTTTAAAGTGTAGAAAATATAGAAAGTAAGATTCGATAATAATCTGTCATTTCTTTCCAAACgataaaataaaagagtatttgattcattttattataaaagtataaataatagagtaatatgtttatttcattttattatgttCTGGTGTCTttcaattcattatttattattatttaaaacatagttaaaaatctatatgaaaataaaaaaatgttaatttaaattattaaattcttgtaatttattatatttagaagATGCATACAAATATTACCGTGGgagttattttttcataaagtGAACTACGTACATTAATTTCTagtaactttttaaattttattataaatcattTAGATTAAAGTAGACAAATCATGTGAGTTGCTTAAGAATTTATGTAACTTAttgaagtgataaaaaaaagtttttacaaCGGGAATGTATTATTTCTTCAAAAAGtaactttctttatatatatgttgtgtcTTGTAAACAGGACACATATGTAATATTCGACCACTTTATTATGTAAAATggtaaaaaacataatttgaattgaaaaaaaaaatacaagattatcttgaattttgtaaaaaagaaaagaattattAATCTATTTTGCCACGACAGATAGTGTCGGAgcgataaattaaatttgaggGCGAAAAACAGATATTTTGTTTTCCGATAGCTTCAACGCTACCCGAAAGCATGGAGCTCAAACTCCACGCATCAATGGCTGCTGTGGGATCCATTTCACGCGCAGCAAACTCCGTCGTGTTCACCCATTCCTCTACCTCCGTTCCTATCTGCACCTACGCGGTTCCTGATTCCAGCAGGCGTCGAAACGGCAACAACACTAGTCGTTCCGCTTACAAAACCCCTCCTTTGCGTAAGGGGAACCATCCCATAGAACCCAAATCGAAGCTCGatcaacaaaaccaaaacgcCTCATTACCCTTGAATGTGGACTTGGTGGCCCTGTGTGAAGAGGGTAAGCACGATCAAGTAGTGGAACTCATGGGTCAAGGTGCTGCTGCTGATTACCGCGTTTATCTTGCGCTCTTGAATTTGTGTGAGCGTACAAAGTCGCTTGAATTGGGGAAAAGGGTCCATGAATTCCTGAGAAGGTCGACCTTTCGTGGGGACGTTGAACTGGGCAACAGGTTGATCGGAATGTACAGCAAATGTGGCAGTGTGAAGGATGCACGCCGAGTGTTTGATCAAATGCAGGAGAGAAATACCGCTTCGTGGCATTTGATGATTGGTGGGTACACGGCTAATGGTTTAGCGTGTGATGGTTTATTGGCTTTTCAGAAGATGAAGCAAGCAGGGGTGCCATTTGATGGGGAAACTTTTGAATTGGTTTTGGCTGCATGTGCACAGGCAGAAGCTGTGGAAGAAGGGCTTATACACTTAGAGTCCATGAAGGAGAATGGAATAGTTCCAAGAATGGAGCATTACTTGGAGGTTATTAACATTCTGGGGAATGCTGGTCGATTGAATGAAGCTGAGGAGTTCATTGAGAAGATGCCAATTGAGGTTGGAGCTGAGGCTTGGGAGTCTCTTCGAAATTTTGCGCGAATACATGGAAATTTAGATCTTGAAGATCGTGCAGAGGAGTTGTTAAAGTATCTTGATCCGTCAAAAACCATTACTGATAAACTTCCTATGCCTCCAAGAAAGAAGCAGCATGATATTAACATGCTAGAGGAGAAGAATAGGGTGGCTGAGTATCGGTATTCTATACCGTATAAAGAAGAGACTCATGAGAAATTAGGAGGTTTGAGTGGGCAGATGAGGGAAGCCGGTTATGTGCCGGATACAAGATATGTCCTCCATGACATTGATGAGGAGGAAAAAGAGAAGGCCTTGCAATATCATAGCGAACGTTTGGCAATTGCTTATGGTCTCATCAGTACACCCCCGAGGACGACACTTAGAATCATCAAGAACCTACGTATCTGTGGGGACTGCCACAATGCAATCAAAATTATGTCCAAGATTGTTGGAAGGGAGCTAATTGTTAGGGATAACAAGCGATTCCATCATTTTAAAGATGGAAAATGCTCCTGTGGAGATTATTGGTAGCGTTGGTAAAACTGCTCAACTGTACATACTATTGATGTTGTTATACTACTAGATTGTTTCTTATTTGCAGACAAATAtgtaaggatcaaattcatagTCAGGCAGATCAAAGAATTTTTTGTTCCATCAATGAATTGACCTGTGTTTTGTCTCTCTTTGTGGTACGCGATTATTAGTAAAGGTAACAAACAATCGGTATACTTATTTCGAAATGTTTGCTCCAGGAATATGCTATAAAGCGTTCTTAGAAATGTACTTTTAGTGATCTAGAATTTAGATAGCATGTAAATCCTATAGATGGAATATGGAGAGTGTTCCATGTCGCCCCTATAATTTAAGTAGTAACTCTCTAAAGATTAGTCTTTCCTTCCCACAGTATATTGTGATGTTAAATCCTGAAGTATATAACGTAATTAGTTGAGAACAATTGACCACGGAAACTGGAAGGTAATAGAATTCTGGAGACTGCTTAGAATAAACCAAATGCATTGAGGAGATATTAGATATGAACAACACTTCTAAATGATTCTCTATTTCCTCattcaaatttatcttttatttaatgaGCACATGGTTTTCCTATCTAAACAACATACATGGTGTTTCCTCAACTGAAGAAATGAATGAAACTCTGTCAAGGGATCACTCCTTGGTAAGATGAACAGAAGTATATGTTGTATCCTATTTGAAGATCGAATATAAGCCCCATCTCGCTGTACAACTAGAAAGAATGCAGGCTACCATATGAATGAAACCCAGACAGGGGATCATTCCTTGGTAAGGTGAACTGAAGTACAAGTTCTATCCTATTTGAAGATGGAATATAAGCTCCATCTCACTGTACAACTTGAAAGAATGCAATGTGCAGCAGCACTTATGTATGAATGGCAGTCAAATTGAGTGAGACCAAGAAGCCAATTTGAAGCTTATTGGAAGTTAGCAGGCTAAAATGGAAAGGGGGCCCattttatactaaaaataattgtgATGATGCTTGGCTGATTCTTTTGCTGGTTACCATTTCAATTTTCAACTGCAGCTTCTTCTCTTGATGGAACTCTCAGGTATAGTTTCATTGTATCATAAACTGTAAAGCCTATGGCCGCAGAAGGAACGACCTGAATCACAAAATTCAACAATTAGTCATACAGAATGAGTTTAGAGTGTCTGTCTGTTACTTTTAATAAGCTATTACTTGTATCACCTTTATATAATTGATGCTCAGCCCTGAAAACAGTTGCTTCCAGCCTTGCCTTTGGGCAATCAAAACAATAGATTTCAAAGTCCCCTTCAATTCAGCATTATCAGAGGGCTGGAGCTTTTGAATCTGGCCATATGTTTGTCAAATAATTGTACACTGTTATTTGATATCTACCAATCAGTCTCTGGGTGATCGGAATACGAAAATTACCTGCATTTGCCTCCTAACAACTTCAAGAGGATATGTAAAGGTCTGACCCAATAACCCTGCTACTGATCCGCACGTCAATTTGGCCATGATGCTTTTATTGTACTCCTCAGGGACATGGCGCTTCATTTCCTCATAGAAGTAGAATTTCAAACCCGCATACGGGAATATTCCAACAAGAGTTGGAGCTGTTGCCATGAACAAAATGCCACAGTGATACACGATACAAAAATACGAGAAATGGAAATAAGCTGATTTAAATTCGTACCCACTCCACGATAGAGACCCCTGATGCCACCCTCTCTGTAAGTCCTTGTAAGACAATCAGTGATCCCTCTGTAAACTTGTTCGTTATTAACCATCCCCGAAGCACCCAACTTTGTTGGACTAACAATCTGCAGTTTCAATCAAATGCAGACAAATTAACGCTTAAAACTTTTCCTACAGCTCCTAACCCCCAAAAAATAGATTACAATTAATTTCTGAAAAAGATACTTTACCTGATAAGCTAACTTGGTTCGAGTCAAATCAAGCGGATAAGTAAAAAGTACAGCTGTCCCTCCAGAGAGTGATCCTGCCACAAGGTCAAGGGTAGGACCTTTCCACACATCAGGAAAAGTTTGTATAATCCATCTCCGGTATTCCTCGTAAGACGTATAATGAATAGCCGCGTAAGGAATAATCCTTGCAACACTTGCTCCATTTCCTCTGCAAATAAATCCACAAGATACTTAAAAAGATACAGCCCCCGAGATCGTGAGAGTGAAAAGAAGCTTATAATCTGCAGTTATGATCACGATCACAATTACATAGCAATTCTTGATATCGTCAGAAATCACGAACAAGTGTGGCTAATGCTACCACATCGGAGCCACAGTGAACTCAATAAACCTTGATGACTCATTCACCGTTTTTTGAAAACCTTGACTACGAGTTTGGGTTGAGAACTACCTGTAGAAACCCAGAAGGCCTTCCGTTTTGGCAATTCTGACCGCTGATCCTATCAGTCCTGTGCTCTGAAACTCAGCCCTTCGCGTCtgccattaaaaaaaaaaaaagaaaaaaagaaaacccgTTAAGAAATCAAGCAACAAGAAACATGAACAGTTTTAAAGCAAAGAACACTGAAactaactattattttatatctctATCGTACATTTGATTCTGGAagatgaaagaaagaaagacgAAAGCGAGAAGAATATTTGAGTGACCTGAAAGAGAATCTTGACACGCTCGAGAGGAGCGACGACGGTCTTGGCGAAGCCGCCGGCGAGGCCGCCGGCGAGCAACTCCTTGGCGAAAAGGGGCATGAGATCGAGCGGACCCTTGTTCCCGCCTTCTGGGTGATGCCTCTTCTGCTCCTCCATTTTTTCAGAAGAATTACGATTGAGAAAGGAACGAAAGAAAAAGCAAttgaatttaattgaatttgagaATTGTTTAATTGCGTAGTTGAGTTGAATATGAGGATGGGGTTTAGTGATTTATGTTACAGCCTCCAAGTAGGACCAGGTCCCTCCCTCTCCCCcattttcattcttcttttttaaatatttaaattcaatttattcccttttatttttgttttacacTAATTCTTTTTGgcctttttttaaaatactaatggaaaaaaattaatatttcaggCTAATATGCTTTtggcaaaattataaaataatacttacCAATCAAACTATAAATCAGTAGAAAATTATGAGAAAAATGACAAAGTATGATGAAGTCTACACTCTAATGTGTTGTGGAATGACATGCAAAAGTTAAAGAAGAAATTTACCCTAATGAAGACAAATGgcacaattgttttttaaagaTGAGTATTTTGAAACTAATAATCTAATTAGTACATATACTTAGTTTATAAGTAAGAcaagaaaaagtataaaatatttataattaaattgtgtttttatttatttcatccaCCCAAAATAGAACATGTGAGAGGAAAAAAGTtgtatttatcaaattttagtggaattgtatttataaatttcaaatttgattcGGATaattacgttaatttttttttacgtaaCATATTGAAGTTTTTTACATGACACATTCTCGATTCAATATTTGTTTAGAAATAC is a window of Vigna unguiculata cultivar IT97K-499-35 chromosome 4, ASM411807v1, whole genome shotgun sequence DNA encoding:
- the LOC114182209 gene encoding mitochondrial carrier protein CoAc2; the encoded protein is MEEQKRHHPEGGNKGPLDLMPLFAKELLAGGLAGGFAKTVVAPLERVKILFQTRRAEFQSTGLIGSAVRIAKTEGLLGFYRGNGASVARIIPYAAIHYTSYEEYRRWIIQTFPDVWKGPTLDLVAGSLSGGTAVLFTYPLDLTRTKLAYQIVSPTKLGASGMVNNEQVYRGITDCLTRTYREGGIRGLYRGVAPTLVGIFPYAGLKFYFYEEMKRHVPEEYNKSIMAKLTCGSVAGLLGQTFTYPLEVVRRQMQIQKLQPSDNAELKGTLKSIVLIAQRQGWKQLFSGLSINYIKVVPSAAIGFTVYDTMKLYLRVPSREEAAVEN
- the LOC114182208 gene encoding pentatricopeptide repeat-containing protein At2g15690, mitochondrial-like, with protein sequence MELKLHASMAAVGSISRAANSVVFTHSSTSVPICTYAVPDSSRRRNGNNTSRSAYKTPPLRKGNHPIEPKSKLDQQNQNASLPLNVDLVALCEEGKHDQVVELMGQGAAADYRVYLALLNLCERTKSLELGKRVHEFLRRSTFRGDVELGNRLIGMYSKCGSVKDARRVFDQMQERNTASWHLMIGGYTANGLACDGLLAFQKMKQAGVPFDGETFELVLAACAQAEAVEEGLIHLESMKENGIVPRMEHYLEVINILGNAGRLNEAEEFIEKMPIEVGAEAWESLRNFARIHGNLDLEDRAEELLKYLDPSKTITDKLPMPPRKKQHDINMLEEKNRVAEYRYSIPYKEETHEKLGGLSGQMREAGYVPDTRYVLHDIDEEEKEKALQYHSERLAIAYGLISTPPRTTLRIIKNLRICGDCHNAIKIMSKIVGRELIVRDNKRFHHFKDGKCSCGDYW